The genomic window GGggaaatattcaaaaacattgtttcaacaattaatattaatttatcgtatTATTAGGTGCCGTATATTATATTACATTCTAGTATATTATAGTTtaactatttaaattttaaaaatgctAAACAGAAATTACATGTttaacacaaacacaaatgtTAAATATAAACACAGAAAATATAAGGTTTTGTTTAAACGCTAAATGCAGAGTCTATAGAAAACATACATACAAAACCATTGAAGCCAACACAAAGAAAATCGATAACTCAAACACAGATACAAAGCTAAATGCcaatgttgaaaaaaaaaaaaaaaaaacgcataaTGTTAATTATCTTGAACGCAAACACattcaaattaaatgtaaaaatgcaaaagcaaacaattaaCGCTAATGCATACAgcatacccaaaaaaaaaaagaaaatgccAAACTATATCAACGTTAGACAATAGCTCTAAATATACTCCTTCCGTCCCacaaaagtaaattttttAGGAAAACATTTTGTCCCACAAAGATTGAAGTTTTATATTTCcaatgtaaattttaaaactgtttacCCGTTTTACCcttattaaataattagataaatgattataattatttttaaatattattaagaagttaaaattgttattatacactattttttaaagaatgtgaaatttctaaaaaatctaTCTTCATGGGACGGATGGAGTCTATGTTAAGAGTTAAGACATCAGTTTCAATAtttctaaacccaaacaaaaaacctaAATGCAAACGCAAAACCTataatatttcttcttctctttttcaatcaaaatccacaaaagcaaaacaaacaaaaaagcacAAATAGGCTCAAGAAAAACTAATTTGGAAGTGGTTAGAATTTTAAGATTGTTTATacgctttttattttttttatgaactGGATTGTTTATACgtcaacaataacaaaaatgaaatatgaGTTTTCCGTTTATAAAACTTCTAAACGTGAAGCTATTATCTGGTCCCCTCGATATGATTTTTGTAGGCAAGCCACTACGAGAACTTTACTTATCATAATGAGGCCCAATAAGCAGAGGCCCACTGAAGACCTATATTACTGCTGACTTGTTAGATAGCCTATGAGCAGAGTTGAGATCAAGAGACATCCAAATATAGTTTTGGAATGTATAAAAAGTTGGATATCATTTCAGTATATAacagaattttattttatttttaccattGCTtacatattgtttttgtttcaaattataaATGCTATAAAGTATTACAGAAGAAAGACCTTATTTAAAtgttagtttttgattttgctgACTTAACTTTACTTTCCCTTGGTCCCACCAAGCAAACCCATCTTTCGTCTCTGCTCACTTATAATATTAACCGTCGACGATTTGTCACTAAGTATAATGGAGGAGGGACCTGCAAAGTTGCTCACGCCTTCGCTAATAACCTCCCAAAACAATGCTCCCGCGGCCGAGCCGCCTTTTTGCGTAGATATCGTAAATGATGTCATATGTTGTGGTGAACACGTCGTCTCTATTAGCCAGAGTGTAGCGTGGTGTGTCTGATCCTAACCCGAATTCTGCTAGAATTACAGGTTTTTTAAGATTGTTTTGCGCATCTTCGATGTGGCCTTCAAGCCATCTTTTTATGAAGGCCAATCGAGAGTTCTGATCCAACCTTTGAAACCTGcgcaaaaccaaaaagaaaaagctcaATGGTAGTCGATTTGTAAACcctaataacatattttttatatatagaatcgATGTTATTGTTTATAGCTCTGACGTATATACGTTTAGGATAAATGAATATATGTAGTTTTACATACTGATATggatataaaacaaaattttcaattgcTACTTTTGCAAAGAAAAACTAGCTCGGAAGATAAATCCCAAATGATAGCATGGGTGGATTAaagcaaaataatttttttcctaGGTTGATGTGTTAaacaaggaacaaaaaaagagagcatgAATACTATTTCTGAAAGATTGTTTTGTCTAAATGGATGTACAGTATAAAACTTAGTGTGAATATGTCAGTTGATCATACCATAAGTCACTTCCACAGTGCATCGATGCGAAATCAATGGCATCGATATTGTGATTAGCTATGAAATCAGCTCCAACTGTGTTGGCTGAAACTGGATTTAGTGAATTCTTTCTTTCAGGAGATGAGTCACCATAGAAACCTTCATGACCAGTAGAGAGGAGATGGTTTGGATCAActgattttacaaaaagagCCATTTCATTAATCCAAGCCATAAGGGTTTTTCCACTTCTATCCACACCGCATCGTGGCTCGTTCATAAGCTGCCAAGCCATACTGGCTGGTTCATCTTTGTATGCAACTTTAGTAAATGTATTCACTCTGTTCAACATAGTCTACAAATAGAGATAAAGATATCATGGGATATATAAAGGGATAAATTATGgtgtaaaatttatttttgttacgAATCTTGAGAGattaaagaagatatatatagattttggttaatttgtatcttttttaCCTTGACGTGGTTCTTGTAGAACTCTTTAATAACTGGGTTTCTGTAGAAATCGTCATTGGAAGATACCATTTCGCCTTTACTTCTAGCCCAATCCACGTATTGTTTTTTCCCTCCGTAGTCATCCCAATTATTGACAAGGGGGATTATCAATTTTATACCGACTCTTTTTGCTTCGGCTATCCCAAAATCCAAACccttgaaaaaaagaagacaaactaattaacaaaaagtaacATATATTTAGGTTGAAAAGGCTTCACACTTACCTGAAACGTTTGTTCATCGTAGGAACCAGGGGCTGTTTGGAGAGCGCGGTATATGGCGCCATTGCGGAACCCCTAGGTGCGGGCGATCGTCAAACCGAGACTAGTTGCGTTTTGAAACACATTAGTGATCTTAAATCTTGTGGCTGGATCGGTAGCTTCGTACGCGAGCCAGTAGGCATTGAAGCCATTAGCGTAAAATGGTTTCCCATTGAGAATAAATTGGACGCCATTCCTGCTCACGAACCCATCACTTGGCGCAGCTTCTACTCCTACATAGCTTTGTGCGATCACAATCGCTAAAAGCACgataaaacacaaacacttcATATTCTTTTCgactttctttttgtttttgtgctCCTATCGTTTTCTAacgagtatatatataaagggCATACATGCTTTCTTACAATTGCAATGCATGCATGAACATTCACTAATTCGTGGATTTTCATAATTACACGCGTGACATCCATAGTAAATAAGAAATCATCAatacattcttcttcttcttattactATGATTTATTACCTACAATAAGAACATCCTAGAATATATATCTTAGATAATATCAccatattattaatttaataataatctaCTCTATTATTTGAGACGTACGTTAAGTGATTCTCggttaaaattttttttttacctttaaaTCATATGTTTAAATGGTTAATGTCATGAAAAAGTTTACCTTTTACTGAGAATAACTTAAGTTACGTTATAATCTTGGCCGTTCGCTTGAATTGTTTTGACCGTCCGATCTCGAGCCTTCACTTAAAAAACACGCGGATCCTTATGACTCGGGTTTACAATTATTGGGTCATACGTTATAATCTTGGCCATTCGATTGAAGTGTTTGTGTCCGTTCGATCTCTCGCCTTCACTAAAAAAACACGCGGATCCTTATGACCCGGGTTTACAATTTTTAGGTCATACGTTATAATCTTAGCCATTCGATTGAAGTGTTTGTGTCCGTTCGATCTCTCGCCTTCACTTGAAGAACACGCGAATCCTTTTGACCCGGGTTTACAACTTTTGGGTTATACGTTATAATCTTGGCCATtcaattgaattgtttttatccgTTCGATTTCGCGGCTTCGCTTAAAAAAACACgcgcttctttttttcctttttaaaaaatatggaaTTCTCCTTTTAATCCTGGTCGTTGAATAGATTTATTTCAAGCCGTCTGATTTTGTAGTTACAtgcatatttaaaaatatgagattCTCCATAATTATAGcagatataatattttgtttggatcttcttttggaattaTCTTACATTTTCTCCATAATTATAGCACATCTAATATTTCTTTGTGatcttcttttggaattattttacatttctCCATAATTCTAACACATCTAATATTTCGTTTCGATTCTCTTTTGCACctatcttacatttttttttaaatattcccTATATTCATACATACTTTTAcggaaatgaaaaatatttttctataatcatCAGATTCTTGATATCGAATAAACTTGAACTCCAAGGATAATATCTTTTGCGCATCTTTTTTTGACCTAACCACTCATTCTTATAAATATCGGACGCCCCATTTCAATCTACTCACTCAGCTTACACTCACACAGTTTCATTtccaaattcatttttaaaaatgatgcTCGCCAATCCTCTTCAATTCACTCCCTTGAAATCGCTAAAACCTTACAAGAACGCTTGGCGTATTCAGGTTAAATTGCTTCATGTTTGGAGGCAATATTCTGTAAAGGCTGGTGAATCCATCGAAATAATTTTGGTTGATGAAGCTGTACGTATTATAGTTTCAACTTTATGTTTTCGTAAATCTTATAGTGTGTTCAAgcatcatttttctttactaattattatttaaattatttttgtcatatagGGTGATAAGATGTATGCTTCTGTGAGAAGAGAGCAGATCAAGAAGTTTGAAAGGTGCTTAACCGAGGGTGTTTGGAAGATCATTACGACAATCACTCTAAATCCTACAAGTGGCCAGTATCGTATTTCTGACTTGAAATACaagattggttttgttttcaaaccaCGGTCTCTCCATGTGATAACGTTTCTGATGCTTTGTTCCTCTCACTTGCTAAGTTTGATGTGATCCTCTCTAGATCCGCTAACTCAAATATCTTGCACAGTTAGATTCAAGtttttatattagtttagAACATACATGCATTATTTCTTATGTAgaaattatattcatatatttattgtatttgtCTATACAGATATTATTGGTCAGGTTGTCGATCGGTCTGAAATCCAAAATCTTAACGCTAGCAACAAGCCCACCAAAAAAATCGATTTTGCATTATTTCTTATGtagaaattatatttatatatttattgtatttgtCTATACAGATATTATTGGTCAGGTTGTCAATCGGTCTGAAATCCAAAATCTTAACGCTAGCAACAAGCCCACCAAAAAAATCGATTTTCATTTGAGAGATCAGCAGTACAAACAATCTATATTCATATTCATTCTTATTtaaagtttgttgttttttttttactttttattaataaatttcttctttccatttttagtGACACTCGCTTGGCATGTACACTTTGGGGGAAGTATGCTGAGATTGTTGACCAAGCTTGCCAGGAGTCTACTGATGGTATTGTTGTTTGCTTAATCCGATTTGCGAAGATCAATCTCTACAATGGTAATTATGTTGATATGTGTTACTACATATctatactattttaaaaacacgaccttttatttttaaaacagataCTAGGAGTGTTTCCaattcttttgatgtttcacAAGTCTTCGTCGATCACACGTTGGCTGAGTTGGGTCTTTTTAAGCAAAGgtaattgtatttatttgtcactaaatatatttgtttctacATAATATTAACCAAagtatattttcttgatatatagCATACCAACTGATGGGTTAACTTTGGGAAGTTCTGGATCTTTTCACAAGAGGCTCTATGCACCAAGAACTGGGGATGACGATGGTGATTATCCAAGGCAAACAATCAAGGAAGTCCTCACATTTTCTGATGTActattcattaatttatttatcctactaacatttttattacatttttatatttttagctTAGTTTGTGAATTCCTCTTTAAATTCATTTGAAGGTCGGTAAGTGCAAAACAGTTTGCACTGTTTCGGCAATTGATACGGATTGGCCGTGGTACTATTTTTGTTGTCGTGCTCACAACAAGAAGGttgtcaaagaagaagctatcaAATTTGAAGATGTCAAACTTCCTCAAAAGCCAAGATTTTGGTGTGAAATATGCAATGGTTTTGCAAAATCTGTTGTTCCCAAGTTAGTCTTTATGAAATCTTTATATTGAATGtattatgatttataatttggtatttttaatCTTATAATCCTATTTAACTTTAAGGTTTTGGCTACATCTCCATATTATGGACCAAACCGGTGAAGCTAAATGCATGTTATTCGATAGTCATGCAAAGGAAATTCTTGGCATTACTGCCCATGATTTGCTTGCTGGGTCATTTGATGAGGTATATtgtcttttttaaaaacaaactcttTCATTAAAATGACAACGTTCATGTTATAATAATCTGTATTTTTTGTAGATCGAAGACCCAACTGTTTTGCCTGATGTGATCAATTGTTTGAAAGGGAAGACTTTTCAGTTTCTATTGTGTGTTCAAAGGGAAAACATATTTGGTGGATATGATTCATTCACTGTTGCCCGAGTCTACACCGATAACATTGCTGATGAAATCGTTCAAGAGGACTATGATGCATACGTTGATCCATCATCCTTAATTTCGATCGAACAGGTTTGTCAAATAACATTAAACAATTCCaatcattaatatttattgtttagaGTTGTcttattaaaatgtttttgtattttcatataGGATTCCCTTATGCTCACTAATGGTGTTGACCTTTCTGATGTGGATTTGTCGTCAACCTTTACTCCATCATCAAAAcgaaaagaagatgatgttgatggAAATGATCACGCTTCTACAAGTAGGAAGAAGTTTTCTAAGATGACCATGTATGAGGAAGGCTCCGACGAATGATGCTCAATGACTACTTAATGTTTTTGCTTAAAGTTATGcatgttgttttatttttttaagatctaaactatttttattttattttatatttttccttgggaattaataaagttatttcaattatatgtcgttttgttaacaattttATTACTTAAGTTATACTCTCTTTGTTctactaaattttatttgttatatgttcacaaattaagaaaacaaatttaatgaaatatttttatttcgcTATTTaagtataatattattaatatttctctcttctttttgttatttaacaattaaaatagtaatgatTTTAATGTAGAACATCaatttttggaaatattaaaaaactcaaaacatcaaCTTTCCagaaaacaatattgttttcttattacgAATCTaaagattttatattatactGTTAGTCATACTAACCACAAacaattttactaattttgtattaattattaaataaaatcataattagcAAAGATTTTGTACACTAAATAATCAGTCTAACTAAACATACCTATTCCTATTTTTTCATAGATTCTTAttataataatgataaattttttttaacatgcTAAGAAATAAGTGGCATAATTATTGTTAAAACCTATAAGATCTTGGATTGGTTGTAGAcgatttctttcctttttacaCATCAATTATTTCAACGAGGAGATAATTGATCAATCATCCTTTAATTTGTGTTCCAATTTGCACAAAAATATagtagaaaaaataaatttgaatatacatTCCGTATATTGtgccaaaatatatttagattattgatattttggttaacaatatattttcatatatattgtttcctaTTTTTTAGCATGGCTATGTTTATcatcttattttgtttctcatacATTTAGCTTTAtactgaaaacaaataaacaatttttgttattttttcatcgattacaatgaagaaaagaaaggataatgatgaaaatgatgtacatcaacaacaacaaaaaacagaaaacaaaaaaaagaacaagacgTTTGTTCGATGAAACCAACTTTCCTTCGCATAATCAAACACTTGGGTCGAAAAATTTAGTTCCCGTCGGTTCTGTTTTTGGTAGAGTTATTAGTGACATTACCAATGTCGATCTTACCAACAGAAGTCAAACTCCTCATACTCCCGTCTCCTTACCGCTATACCCGGCAAATAATAATGGGAGTTCCTCACCCATTACGCCTATTAATTCGTTGAATTCAATTCTTACAGGTACTATTCtcatatatcatcatcatcgtttaTTTTGACTTTATATTGAACCATATATTTTTGCACTTCAAAGGAGACAGAGTATTATATAATACACCAAACACAAGAGAAAATATAGTCAATCCATCTAATAGCTCAGAAGTTATTAATCCAACTTTTACAAGAGCTGCCGCAAAAACTAGAAAATCAGGTTAGTAAGTTATATACTATTTGATATACAACATTATCAtataaattgaattataaaaatagtattttatttatatgttatttttgattttttgtattttttaatgCAGAAAATTTATCCAAAACTAAAAGTGTACCATCATCACTTCGTAAGAAGACcaatttcaaaacaacaaacaatggtgatattgttaacaaaacaaCTATTAAAAGATTGATAGCTTTTAAAAGAATGgccagaaaaataaatttcccatcaggttataattttataattttttaaatatagatACAATACATattagttaatattattatttttcttaagttggttgttgttttttcAGGAGGATCACCGGACTTCTTAACTCCTAATCAATTGTTTGGGGTAGATTACTCTGGAAATGTCTTATCGGATATAACAAATATCTCTGGAGAATCCATCGTCTCTACCATTAGATTAATGTccaataataaagaaaaagtatcaaaTGATCAAGGTTTGATTTATATTTGATAGTAGCTATATATGTTAcattttagtttgtttgtCTAATGTCCAATAGTCAAACAGAAATTatgttgtttaataattttttttgttgattgttaGGAGTCCCCCATTCAACTAAATTACAATCAAAGGAGAATGCTACAAGTATTGTACGTGACAACACGCTCAATGACGAAGAAATTGATCATTCTGAAGCTATATATTCTGATAGTGGTATAAtgttaatcataattttagAATGACCACCTTTATAGATTATGtatgaaattgttttatttgtgcTACTTTCATGTTTACTTCTGTCTACAGATAGGTCAGAGGAATTCGATGATCATATATTTGACTGTAGTAGTCAAGAAGAGTATGAGTCAGACAAAGATTCACCGACCGATGAAGTTGTTGGACCAAATAATATGATTGACATGAATGATTTGTTAAGAAGGAATTTAAACAAGGAGTTTGCTGCAGCAGCTTCGAACAAAGAACATGGCAGTTCAACAACTAGCagtgataattttaaaacatatattatatatattagaaacaatgaaaaacaACATGTATTGATGTTTGTTCGATTCAAGTTATCATGACGAAGGTGATGCGAATACACATGTGTGCATTGTGGTGCAATTTTCCGGTACGGTGAAAGACTAAatagaagaaggaagagtACTAATCCGGTTTATACAGGATGTTGTATGCAAGGTCAGATTGTTCTACCTATGCTAAAAGAATCACCTGAATATATGTGGTGGTTGTTTACAAGCGACCATCCAGATGCTAAAAATTTTAGAGCAAATGTCAGACCATACAACATGTTGTTTTCATTCACATCTCTTGGTGGCAAGGTGGATCGATCAGTTAAAAAGGGACGTGGTCCATCTATGTTTGCTTTACAAGGAGAAAACTATCACTTGATAGACGCGTTGAAACCAAAACCTGGCGATTATGCAAAATTTCAACAGCTTTATGTCATGGACACTGATAATGAAGTTGACAATCGAATTGAAGTTATGAGGTAAGTGatagttttataaatgaactttatgaaaaaaaaattattttaaaagcaGCTAATACATTGTATTTATTAAATGTCTTTtgtaattatacaaaattgCAGCAAAGGTAATAATGGTAAGACGGAAGGTgtgaaacaaaagtttaagaaagaaacagtTTCAGCTTTGCTAAAGATGTTGGACGAGATAAACCCTCATGTTGCAAATTTTAGGATTGCCCGTGATAGATTCAacatagagaaagaagatgcaAATTTTCATATGAGGATTATATCTAACCGCGACACAGATGGCAGAGTGTATAACCTTCCATCTGTAGGT from Arabidopsis thaliana chromosome 3, partial sequence includes these protein-coding regions:
- a CDS encoding Glycosyl hydrolase superfamily protein (Glycosyl hydrolase superfamily protein; FUNCTIONS IN: cation binding, hydrolase activity, hydrolyzing O-glycosyl compounds, catalytic activity; INVOLVED IN: carbohydrate metabolic process; LOCATED IN: endomembrane system; CONTAINS InterPro DOMAIN/s: Glycoside hydrolase, family 5 (InterPro:IPR001547), Glycoside hydrolase, catalytic core (InterPro:IPR017853), Glycoside hydrolase, subgroup, catalytic core (InterPro:IPR013781); BEST Arabidopsis thaliana protein match is: Glycosyl hydrolase superfamily protein (TAIR:AT3G10900.1); Has 710 Blast hits to 700 proteins in 174 species: Archae - 7; Bacteria - 189; Metazoa - 0; Fungi - 183; Plants - 303; Viruses - 0; Other Eukaryotes - 28 (source: NCBI BLink).) → MKCLCFIVLLAIVIAQSYVGVEAAPSDGFVSRNGVQFILNGKPFYANGFNAYWLAYEATDPATRFKITNVFQNATSLAEAKRVGIKLIIPLVNNWDDYGGKKQYVDWARSKGEMVSSNDDFYRNPVIKEFYKNHVKTMLNRVNTFTKVAYKDEPASMAWQLMNEPRCGVDRSGKTLMAWINEMALFVKSVDPNHLLSTGHEGFYGDSSPERKNSLNPVSANTVGADFIANHNIDAIDFASMHCGSDLWFQRLDQNSRLAFIKRWLEGHIEDAQNNLKKPVILAEFGLGSDTPRYTLANRDDVFTTTYDIIYDIYAKRRLGRGSIVLGGY